The following are encoded in a window of Cydia splendana chromosome 6, ilCydSple1.2, whole genome shotgun sequence genomic DNA:
- the LOC134791724 gene encoding keratin, type I cytoskeletal 9-like isoform X3, with protein MDWRTGLLILTCVFYADSFSKYGRTCKDIGCLNSQVCVLAEDPCSFGHTRDCGTYPTCKKKTEVEGSHAEPQPSVPKPARPQTPSRDSDSAPHYPPPAPPAGGSPYGGSAPYGGSSNNGGSNYPGGSPYGGGSPYGGGSPYGSNTNGGGSPYGSNTNGGSSYPGGSPYGGGSPYGSNSNGGGSYPGGSPYGGTHGGGSPYGGNSPYGGSNNRGGNSPYGGSSSGGSGFGSGGKGTLDSIFNTLNKYASGGGGGGSSSGGSGQGLSNIFGSILGNLSKNGGINNLFNTRPIMENPSYASPSNSRSSNSNYPSSGYQPAQNRNYGGTHAKPNAASTVKPATYGWNVGVILVLTYLTQLYLYSMTRG; from the exons ATGGATTGGAGGACGGGTCTTCTGATCTTAACGTGCGTGTTCTACGCTGATAGTTTTTCaa AATATGGACGCACGTGCAAAGACATAGGGTGCCTTAACAGCCAGGTGTGCGTTCTGGCAGAAGATCCCTGTTCTTTTGGCCACACCAGGGACTGTGGCACTTACCCAACATGCAAAAAGAAGACTGAAGTTGAAG gatCACACGCTGAACCGCAGCCGTCGGTGCCTAAACCAGCGAGACCTCAGACACCCTCGAGGGACTCCGACTCTGCTCCTCACTACCctccgcccgccccgcccgcTGGCGGCTCGCCTTATGGAGGCTCCGCGCCATACGGCGGCAGCTCGAATAACGGAGGAAGCAACTATCCTGGAGGTTCGCCCTACGGAGGTGGGTCTCCATACGGAGGTGGATCTCCATACGGAAGCAACACAAACGGAGGCGGATCTCCATACGGAAGCAACACAAACGGAG GCAGCAGTTACCCAGGAGGCTCACCTTACGGTGGCGGTTCTCCTTATGGAAGCAATTCAAACGGAGGAGGAAGTTATCCGGGAGGCTCTCCTTACGGAGGCACCCACGGTGGTGGCTCGCCCTACGGAGGAAACTCACCATACGGTGGATCCAACAACAGAGGAGGTAATTCGCCATATGGCGGCTCAAGCTCTGGAGGTTCAGGTTTCGGTTCTGGCGGCAAAGGAACCTTGGACAGCATATTCAATACGCTGAACAAATACGCTAGCGGAGGCGGAGGCGGAGGCTCCAGCAGCGGCGGCAGCGGCCAGGGCCTGTCCAATATCTTCGGCAGCATTCTCGGCAATCTCTCTAAAAACGGAGGCATAAACAACTTGTTCAACACCAGACCGATTATGGAAAATCCCAGTTATGCCTCTCCCTCAAATTCTAGGAGTTCTAACTCTAACTATCCGTCATCAGGATACCAACCGGCTCAGAACAGGAACTATGGGGGGACGCACGCCAAACCCAATGCGGCCTCTACTGTCAAGCCCGCTACCTATGGCTGGAATGTCGG CGTGATACTGGTTTTGACATACCTGACACAGCTATACCTCTACAGTATGACGCGGGGTTGA
- the LOC134791724 gene encoding keratin, type I cytoskeletal 9-like isoform X4 gives MIIMDWRTGLLILTCVFYADSFSKYGRTCKDIGCLNSQVCVLAEDPCSFGHTRDCGTYPTCKKKTEVEGSHAEPQPSVPKPARPQTPSRDSDSAPHYPPPAPPAGGSPYGGSAPYGGSSNNGGSNYPGGSPYGGGSPYGGGSPYGSNTNGGSSYPGGSPYGGGSPYGSNSNGGGSYPGGSPYGGTHGGGSPYGGNSPYGGSNNRGGNSPYGGSSSGGSGFGSGGKGTLDSIFNTLNKYASGGGGGGSSSGGSGQGLSNIFGSILGNLSKNGGINNLFNTRPIMENPSYASPSNSRSSNSNYPSSGYQPAQNRNYGGTHAKPNAASTVKPATYGWNVGVILVLTYLTQLYLYSMTRG, from the exons ATAATAATGGATTGGAGGACGGGTCTTCTGATCTTAACGTGCGTGTTCTACGCTGATAGTTTTTCaa AATATGGACGCACGTGCAAAGACATAGGGTGCCTTAACAGCCAGGTGTGCGTTCTGGCAGAAGATCCCTGTTCTTTTGGCCACACCAGGGACTGTGGCACTTACCCAACATGCAAAAAGAAGACTGAAGTTGAAG gatCACACGCTGAACCGCAGCCGTCGGTGCCTAAACCAGCGAGACCTCAGACACCCTCGAGGGACTCCGACTCTGCTCCTCACTACCctccgcccgccccgcccgcTGGCGGCTCGCCTTATGGAGGCTCCGCGCCATACGGCGGCAGCTCGAATAACGGAGGAAGCAACTATCCTGGAGGTTCGCCCTACGGAGGTGGGTCTCCATACGGAG GTGGATCTCCATACGGAAGCAACACAAACGGAGGCAGCAGTTACCCAGGAGGCTCACCTTACGGTGGCGGTTCTCCTTATGGAAGCAATTCAAACGGAGGAGGAAGTTATCCGGGAGGCTCTCCTTACGGAGGCACCCACGGTGGTGGCTCGCCCTACGGAGGAAACTCACCATACGGTGGATCCAACAACAGAGGAGGTAATTCGCCATATGGCGGCTCAAGCTCTGGAGGTTCAGGTTTCGGTTCTGGCGGCAAAGGAACCTTGGACAGCATATTCAATACGCTGAACAAATACGCTAGCGGAGGCGGAGGCGGAGGCTCCAGCAGCGGCGGCAGCGGCCAGGGCCTGTCCAATATCTTCGGCAGCATTCTCGGCAATCTCTCTAAAAACGGAGGCATAAACAACTTGTTCAACACCAGACCGATTATGGAAAATCCCAGTTATGCCTCTCCCTCAAATTCTAGGAGTTCTAACTCTAACTATCCGTCATCAGGATACCAACCGGCTCAGAACAGGAACTATGGGGGGACGCACGCCAAACCCAATGCGGCCTCTACTGTCAAGCCCGCTACCTATGGCTGGAATGTCGG CGTGATACTGGTTTTGACATACCTGACACAGCTATACCTCTACAGTATGACGCGGGGTTGA
- the LOC134791724 gene encoding keratin, type I cytoskeletal 9-like isoform X2 codes for MIIMDWRTGLLILTCVFYADSFSKYGRTCKDIGCLNSQVCVLAEDPCSFGHTRDCGTYPTCKKKTEVEGSHAEPQPSVPKPARPQTPSRDSDSAPHYPPPAPPAGGSPYGGSAPYGGSSNNGGSNYPGGSPYGGGSPYGGGSPYGSNTNGGGSPYGSNTNGGSSYPGGSPYGGGSPYGSNSNGGGSYPGGSPYGGTHGGGSPYGGNSPYGGSNNRGGNSPYGGSSSGGSGFGSGGKGTLDSIFNTLNKYASGGGGGGSSSGGSGQGLSNIFGSILGNLSKNGGINNLFNTRPIMENPSYASPSNSRSSNSNYPSSGYQPAQNRNYGGTHAKPNAASTVKPATYGWNVGVILVLTYLTQLYLYSMTRG; via the exons ATAATAATGGATTGGAGGACGGGTCTTCTGATCTTAACGTGCGTGTTCTACGCTGATAGTTTTTCaa AATATGGACGCACGTGCAAAGACATAGGGTGCCTTAACAGCCAGGTGTGCGTTCTGGCAGAAGATCCCTGTTCTTTTGGCCACACCAGGGACTGTGGCACTTACCCAACATGCAAAAAGAAGACTGAAGTTGAAG gatCACACGCTGAACCGCAGCCGTCGGTGCCTAAACCAGCGAGACCTCAGACACCCTCGAGGGACTCCGACTCTGCTCCTCACTACCctccgcccgccccgcccgcTGGCGGCTCGCCTTATGGAGGCTCCGCGCCATACGGCGGCAGCTCGAATAACGGAGGAAGCAACTATCCTGGAGGTTCGCCCTACGGAGGTGGGTCTCCATACGGAGGTGGATCTCCATACGGAAGCAACACAAACGGAGGCGGATCTCCATACGGAAGCAACACAAACGGAG GCAGCAGTTACCCAGGAGGCTCACCTTACGGTGGCGGTTCTCCTTATGGAAGCAATTCAAACGGAGGAGGAAGTTATCCGGGAGGCTCTCCTTACGGAGGCACCCACGGTGGTGGCTCGCCCTACGGAGGAAACTCACCATACGGTGGATCCAACAACAGAGGAGGTAATTCGCCATATGGCGGCTCAAGCTCTGGAGGTTCAGGTTTCGGTTCTGGCGGCAAAGGAACCTTGGACAGCATATTCAATACGCTGAACAAATACGCTAGCGGAGGCGGAGGCGGAGGCTCCAGCAGCGGCGGCAGCGGCCAGGGCCTGTCCAATATCTTCGGCAGCATTCTCGGCAATCTCTCTAAAAACGGAGGCATAAACAACTTGTTCAACACCAGACCGATTATGGAAAATCCCAGTTATGCCTCTCCCTCAAATTCTAGGAGTTCTAACTCTAACTATCCGTCATCAGGATACCAACCGGCTCAGAACAGGAACTATGGGGGGACGCACGCCAAACCCAATGCGGCCTCTACTGTCAAGCCCGCTACCTATGGCTGGAATGTCGG CGTGATACTGGTTTTGACATACCTGACACAGCTATACCTCTACAGTATGACGCGGGGTTGA
- the LOC134791724 gene encoding keratin, type I cytoskeletal 9-like isoform X1, producing the protein MIIMDWRTGLLILTCVFYADSFSKYGRTCKDIGCLNSQVCVLAEDPCSFGHTRDCGTYPTCKKKTEVEGSHAEPQPSVPKPARPQTPSRDSDSAPHYPPPAPPAGGSPYGGSAPYGGSSNNGGSNYPGGSPYGGGSPYGGGSPYGSNTNGGGSPYGSNTNGGGSPYGSNTNGGSSYPGGSPYGGGSPYGSNSNGGGSYPGGSPYGGTHGGGSPYGGNSPYGGSNNRGGNSPYGGSSSGGSGFGSGGKGTLDSIFNTLNKYASGGGGGGSSSGGSGQGLSNIFGSILGNLSKNGGINNLFNTRPIMENPSYASPSNSRSSNSNYPSSGYQPAQNRNYGGTHAKPNAASTVKPATYGWNVGVILVLTYLTQLYLYSMTRG; encoded by the exons ATAATAATGGATTGGAGGACGGGTCTTCTGATCTTAACGTGCGTGTTCTACGCTGATAGTTTTTCaa AATATGGACGCACGTGCAAAGACATAGGGTGCCTTAACAGCCAGGTGTGCGTTCTGGCAGAAGATCCCTGTTCTTTTGGCCACACCAGGGACTGTGGCACTTACCCAACATGCAAAAAGAAGACTGAAGTTGAAG gatCACACGCTGAACCGCAGCCGTCGGTGCCTAAACCAGCGAGACCTCAGACACCCTCGAGGGACTCCGACTCTGCTCCTCACTACCctccgcccgccccgcccgcTGGCGGCTCGCCTTATGGAGGCTCCGCGCCATACGGCGGCAGCTCGAATAACGGAGGAAGCAACTATCCTGGAGGTTCGCCCTACGGAGGTGGGTCTCCATACGGAGGTGGATCTCCATACGGAAGCAACACAAACGGAGGCGGATCTCCATACGGAAGCAACACAAACGGAGGTGGATCTCCATACGGAAGCAACACAAACGGAGGCAGCAGTTACCCAGGAGGCTCACCTTACGGTGGCGGTTCTCCTTATGGAAGCAATTCAAACGGAGGAGGAAGTTATCCGGGAGGCTCTCCTTACGGAGGCACCCACGGTGGTGGCTCGCCCTACGGAGGAAACTCACCATACGGTGGATCCAACAACAGAGGAGGTAATTCGCCATATGGCGGCTCAAGCTCTGGAGGTTCAGGTTTCGGTTCTGGCGGCAAAGGAACCTTGGACAGCATATTCAATACGCTGAACAAATACGCTAGCGGAGGCGGAGGCGGAGGCTCCAGCAGCGGCGGCAGCGGCCAGGGCCTGTCCAATATCTTCGGCAGCATTCTCGGCAATCTCTCTAAAAACGGAGGCATAAACAACTTGTTCAACACCAGACCGATTATGGAAAATCCCAGTTATGCCTCTCCCTCAAATTCTAGGAGTTCTAACTCTAACTATCCGTCATCAGGATACCAACCGGCTCAGAACAGGAACTATGGGGGGACGCACGCCAAACCCAATGCGGCCTCTACTGTCAAGCCCGCTACCTATGGCTGGAATGTCGG CGTGATACTGGTTTTGACATACCTGACACAGCTATACCTCTACAGTATGACGCGGGGTTGA
- the LOC134791724 gene encoding keratin, type I cytoskeletal 10-like isoform X5 yields MIIMDWRTGLLILTCVFYADSFSKYGRTCKDIGCLNSQVCVLAEDPCSFGHTRDCGTYPTCKKKTEVEGSHAEPQPSVPKPARPQTPSRDSDSAPHYPPPAPPAGGSPYGGSAPYGGSSNNGGSNYPGGSPYGGGSPYGGGSPYGSNTNGGGSPYGSNTNGGGSPYGSNTNGGSSYPGGSPYGGGSPYGSNSNGGGSYPGGSPYGGTHGGGSPYGGNSPYGGSNNRGGYQPAQNRNYGGTHAKPNAASTVKPATYGWNVGVILVLTYLTQLYLYSMTRG; encoded by the exons ATAATAATGGATTGGAGGACGGGTCTTCTGATCTTAACGTGCGTGTTCTACGCTGATAGTTTTTCaa AATATGGACGCACGTGCAAAGACATAGGGTGCCTTAACAGCCAGGTGTGCGTTCTGGCAGAAGATCCCTGTTCTTTTGGCCACACCAGGGACTGTGGCACTTACCCAACATGCAAAAAGAAGACTGAAGTTGAAG gatCACACGCTGAACCGCAGCCGTCGGTGCCTAAACCAGCGAGACCTCAGACACCCTCGAGGGACTCCGACTCTGCTCCTCACTACCctccgcccgccccgcccgcTGGCGGCTCGCCTTATGGAGGCTCCGCGCCATACGGCGGCAGCTCGAATAACGGAGGAAGCAACTATCCTGGAGGTTCGCCCTACGGAGGTGGGTCTCCATACGGAGGTGGATCTCCATACGGAAGCAACACAAACGGAGGCGGATCTCCATACGGAAGCAACACAAACGGAGGTGGATCTCCATACGGAAGCAACACAAACGGAGGCAGCAGTTACCCAGGAGGCTCACCTTACGGTGGCGGTTCTCCTTATGGAAGCAATTCAAACGGAGGAGGAAGTTATCCGGGAGGCTCTCCTTACGGAGGCACCCACGGTGGTGGCTCGCCCTACGGAGGAAACTCACCATACGGTGGATCCAACAACAGAGGAG GATACCAACCGGCTCAGAACAGGAACTATGGGGGGACGCACGCCAAACCCAATGCGGCCTCTACTGTCAAGCCCGCTACCTATGGCTGGAATGTCGG CGTGATACTGGTTTTGACATACCTGACACAGCTATACCTCTACAGTATGACGCGGGGTTGA
- the LOC134791699 gene encoding lysophospholipid acyltransferase 7-like, translating into MWAFLAKNKNDIIYLSLLLFSVAIGPYYRSINSINARKWAGTGLGILLIIIVSGYNAAHPILSAILGILAIKLATVKYCHVVTFFLMFGYLFFFRLSDKFGFPLPSGQTNLIEMIIVLRVVGVAFEINGSWLAVGKAKRKKEENKTEVKETDKDDEFLEIINPNLEDLFHYSFTYVGLLTGPYYRYRTFDDYFNLPYSKYADCLGATINSLKMVPLYISLYLALSNIWPLEYVLTEEHNNRNFVYRMMYPWVLFAAFRQRIYSGMTLAESVCTSAGVGAYPVEGRNRTGHGPTVGYLKLKQMTEEEAKKAQYDFKTMESMDVWGCETVETLRDSMKVWNKAVQYWVAMVVYKRFPVKPLKIHAALFVSVIWHGFHAGYFFCIYACPFYLMAEDIYYKLYYKEATGMKKKIVGFVMWFLRSHSESYQAAAFLLLTFDRIWIYYSSMYHYWYGVWLAFLLLGVVLNKTQKRKPKKVQEKLDNKSGEKVKEN; encoded by the exons ATGTGGGCCTTTTTGGCTAAGAAcaaaaatgatattatttactTATCGCTTTTATTGTTCAGTGTTGCGATAGGACCGTATTATCGGTccattaattcaataaatgcaAGAAAGTGGGCTGGAACTGGGCTTGGAATTcttcttattattattgtttcgGGATACAATGCTGCACATCCTATTTTGTCAGCTATTCTTGGAATTTTAGCTATTAAACTGGCGACCGTAAA atattgtCATGTGGTCACATTCTTCCTCATGTTTGGCTACCTGTTCTTCTTTCGACTATCCGATAAATTTGGTTTCCCGCTACCATCAGGACAAACCAATCTCATTGAGATGATAATTGTTCTTAGAGTTGTGGGAGTAGCATTTGAAATCAACGGATCTTGGTTAGCGGTTGGAAAGGCTAAGAGAAAGAAGGAAGAAAATAAAACCGAAGTAAAGGAGACGGACAAGGATGATGAATTTTTGGAAATAATTAATCCTAACCTTGAAGACTTGTTTCATTATTCATTCACCTATGTTGGGTTACTTACAG GTCCTTACTACAGATACAGGACTTTTGATGATTATTTCAACTTGCCCTACAGCAAGTATGCAGACTGCCTGGGAGCCACAATCAACTCACTGAAGATGGTGCCTTTGTACATATCACTGTACCTGGCTTTGTCCAACATCTGGCCCCTAGAG tatgtCCTGACTGAAGAGCACAACAACAGAAATTTCGTCTACCGAATGATGTATCCATGGGTGCTGTTCGCCGCGTTCCGCCAACGAATTTACTCCGGCATGACACTGGCGGAGAGTGTGTGCACGTCAGCTGGCGTCGGGGCGTACCCTGTGGAAGGCAGGAATAGGACCGGACATGGTCCCACTGTTGGATATTTGAAGCTCAAACAAAT GACCGAGGAAGAGGCGAAGAAAGCTCAATACGATTTCAAAACCATGGAGTCTATGGATGTATGGGGCTGTGAGACCGTGGAGACACTGCGGGACTCCATGAAGGTCTGGAACAAGGCTGTGCAGTACTGGGTCGCCATGGTTGTCTACAAGAGGTTCCCTGTTAAACCGCTCAA GATTCATGCAGCGCTGTTTGTGTCTGTGATATGGCATGGATTCCACGCTGGGTATTTCTTCTGCATTTATGCTTGTCCCTTCTATTTGATGGCCGAAGATATTTACTACAAGCTTTACTACAAAGAAGCCACTGGAATG AAAAAGAAGATAGTTGGATTTGTGATGTGGTTCTTAAGGTCCCACTCAGAGTCATATCAAGCGGCCGCTTTCCTTCTGCTCACCTTTGATCGAATCTGGATATACTATTCATCTATGTACCACTACTGGTATGGTGTGTGGCTCGCGTTCCTTTTATTGGGTGTTGTGTtgaataaaacacaaaaacgCAAGCCCAAGAAAGTACAAGAGAAATTAGACAATAAGTCGGGAGAAAAAGTAAAGGAAAATTGA